In the Burkholderia multivorans ATCC BAA-247 genome, GGAACTCGCACAGGCAAACGCGGACGGCGCGAAGAAGCTCGCTGACGCGTTCGCGCCGCTCTACGACAGCTTCCCGGCCGAGCAGAAGGCGCTCGCCGACACGACGTTCCGCAGCTGGCTGCACCACGGCGGCGAGCACCGCCGCAAGGGCAACGCGAAGGAAGGCAAGGCCGCGGCCGCCCCGGCCGCGAGCGCGCCGGCGCAGCCCTGATACTGAGGCCGTACGGCGGCCGCCCGCCCTGCCCGCTGCGGCCGGGCGGCGCCGCGCACCGGGCCTGCAGTCGACGCGCCTCACACGGCGCGTCAATTTCGGGATAAGCTCCCGGCTTTTCCCGCCCTTCCGCCATGCTCGAACTCAAGCACCTCGACCTGCGCACCGATCCGCAGGCCCGCCGCGTCGTCAAGGATGAAACCGTCACCGTCGCGTTCGCGGACGCCGCCGGCGAACTGATGAGCCTCGAAGGTCCGAACCGCTACGTCGCCGGCGACGCGCTGATCACGGGCTCGACCGGCGACCGCTGGGTCGTGTCGCGCGCGCGCTTCGACGCGAAGTACGTGCCGGCCGATCCGGCGCTCGCGCACGGCGCACCGGGCGCATACCGGAACCGGCCGACGGTCGTGCTCGCACGCCGGATGGACGAACCGTTCGCCATCGCGCGCTCGGAAAACGGCGATACGCTGCGCGGCGCGGCCGGCGACTGGGTCATGCAATACGCGCCCGGCGACTACGGCGTCGTACAGGCGCAGCGCTTCGCGCAGGTCTACCGCGACGCGTGAGCGCGCGACGCGCGGGCCACACGTCATCGCGCAGTCACGTAATCGCGCTCACGCCGTCACGCAAAATCTTCGTCGAGCGCGAGTTCCGCTTCGCGCTCGATCGTCTCGCCCGCCGCATGCCGCTCTTCGAGCGACCCGAGCATCGCTTCCGTATAGGCATGCAGCACCGCGTGGCTGCGCGCGCGCTGCATCGGCTTCAGCGCCAGATAGCGGGCCAGCGCGGCCGGTGCGATCCGTACGTCGAGCGTCATCCGCTTCGGCGTCGCGCCGAAACGCATCGCGAGCCAGTGCACGGACAGAAAGCGTCCACGCGCATCGCTGCTTTCGACGAAACGCGTCTGTTCCGGAAAGAGATCGCAAATGACGCGCGCGAGCGCATCGAATTCCGCGCTTGCGCAGTCAATCTGATAGTCGTCCATGTCATCCTCTGTCGCCGCGCGTCGGCGCGGGCGTGGCGCAACCGTTCGTCCGCACGGGTCAGTTCGCCGCGCGCGGCGCGCGGCACGTCTTCACGAGCACGGCTGTCAGGAGCGCCGCGATCACGAAGTACGCGGCCTCGGCCCACGCGGCCGGCAGCATCCTGACCTGATACAGCAGCGCGGGCGCGGCCGCGAGCGCGTGCAGCACGATCGCCGCGGGCAGCACGCCGGCGCGGCCGGCCCGCACGCCGCGCCACACGAACACCGACAGCGCGACCTGCACCGCAAAGGCGGCAACGCGTTCGAGCAGCAGCAGCACGACGTTCGGTACCGACAGCGTCGCGAGCATCATCTGCAGCCGCACCACGGTGTCGGGCGGCAGATCCGAAAGCTGTGCGTCGAGCTGGCCGCGGCTCGCGAGCCAGCCGAGATACGCCCACTGCCCCCATACCAGCACGCCGACGAACCACGCCTGCGCGCCGCCGTGCCCGATCCCGTAGCCGATCCCGCGCCCGTCGCCGGCCGACGCGCCGTAGCGGCGGCTCAGCCAGCGCATCCCGAGATAGCGGCCGAACTCCTCGAACACGGCGGTCGCGAGCGCACTGTATGCGACGAACGCGAGCGGATGCGTGAGCCAGCCGCCGGCCGGCGTGCTGCTCAGCACGAAAGCGTGGAACGCGCGTTCCACGATCATCGCGGACAGCGCGAACATCGCGACGCCGACGATCGTGTCGCGGCGGTCGAGCGCAAGCGGCTTGCGCAGATAACGGAAGAGGACGAGCGGCAGCAGCGCGATGATCAGCGTGGCCGCAATCAGCACGGCCAGCGTGACGGGAGCAACGGTCATGGAGTTCCTTGTTGGGCGCGGCGCACCGAACGCGCCGCGTGCCCCGAATGATACTCAGCTTGCGGTCGACGCGCGCGCGATCAGCTCGCCGGGCAGCATCGCGACGCGCACGTCGCCGCCCGCGCCGTCGATCCGCTCGTGCACGAACTCGACCGCCTTGTAGCCGATCTCGTAGGTCGGCTGACGGATCGTCGTGATGCCGATCAGCTCGGCCCATTCCGGATCGTCGATCGACAGCAGCGCGGCGTTCGACTGCCACGCGGCGCCGAATCGGGCGCGCAGATGACGCGCGATCGCGAGCGCGACCGGCGCGTTTGCCGCGAACAGCGCGGCGCGCACGCCGCGCCGCGCGGCATCGTCGATTCGCGCATCGAGGTCGGCCAGCGCGACAGCAGCCGCCTGCGGCACGTTGAGATCGAGCACGACCGTCGGCGACACCGGCATGCCGCGCGCGGCGAGCGCCGCACGGAACGCGGCTTCGCGCAGCCGCCGCGAGCTGACGTGCTCGAACGGCTGCACGACGAAATGGATCGCGTCGAAGCCGCGCTCGATCAGATGCGCGAGCGCCGTCTCGATCGCGTCTGCATTGTCGAGGCCGATCAGGTCGGCCTCGAAGCCCTCGACCGTCCGGTCGACGAGCACGGCCGGAATGCCGCCGCCGCGCAGCGGCCGCAGCACCTCCTCTTCGGCGCCGAGCGCGTTCACGATCAGCCCTTCGACGCGATACGTGGTCAGCAGCTGCAGAAAACGGCGCTCCATCTCGACTTCGTTCGCGGCGTGGCAGATCAGCGGCATGTAGCCGAGCGCGTGGCACGCGGCTTCGACGCCTTGCAGCACTTCGACGGTATACGGATTGGTCAGGTCGGCCGCGAGCATGCCCAGCAGCCGGTTGCGGCCGCGCTTGAGCCCGCGCGCCATCTGGTTCGGCCGGTAGTTGAGCCGCGCGATCGCGGCTTCGATCCGCTGGCGCAGATCGGCCGACAGCACGTGCGTCTCGCCGTTCAGATAGCGCGAAACGCTGGTCTTGCCCGTGCCGGCCTCGCGCGCGACGTCGCTGATCGTCGCCGGACGGGACGTGGAAAGTTGCGATTCGGTCACTGTGATGCCTCGCGACGGGCGATCCGCGCCGCTGCGTCGGCGGACGGACCATTGTTGTTGGATACGAAAGCCACCTGGCGGACTCCTCTGTCGATCGGACGCCGACCGGAACCGGCGCGCCGCGCGGCGTCGCACGGACCGTCGTCGCGGGCGCGGCCGCGCGCATGCGCGACGAGCGGGCGATCATAACGCACGCCGCCCGCCGGCACCAAGACCGTCGATTCTAACGGCAGGCGCGCGGCCGGCCAGCCGCCCCGGCGCGGCCCTGCCTCAGCGCCTTGGCGCCTTAGCGCGGCGCGAGCGCGTCCGGATTGACGAGGTTCGAGCGCAGCGTGCCGGCCAGCGCGCCGACCAGGTTTTCCGCCGCGCAACGCGCCATCGCATGACGCGTCTCGTGCGTCGCCGAACCGATGTGCGGCAGCGCGACGACGTTGCTCATCTGCAGCAGCGGCGAATCGGCCGACAGCGGTTCCTTCTCGAACACGTCGAGCCCCGCGCCGCGGATCGTGCCGGCGCGCAGCGCGTCGATCAGCGCGGCCTCGTCGACCACCGGCCCGCGCGACGCGTTGATCAGGATCGCGCTGCGCTTCATCTTCGCGAATTCGGCGGCGCCGATCAGGTGGCGCGTCTCCGGCGACAGCGGCACCTGCAGACAGACGAAATCCGACTCCGCGAGCAGCGTGTCGAGCGTCACGCGCCGCGCGCCGTATTGCGTTTCCGCTTCCGGATGCACGGTGCGGTTCGTGTACAGCACTTGCATCCGGAAGCCGAGCGCCGCACGCCGCGCGACAGCGCCGCCGATGCGCCCCAGCCCGACGATGCCGAGCGTCTTGCCCTGCACGTCGGTGCCGTACAGCTCGGGGCCGATGCTGCGATGCCAGTGGCCGGCCTTCACCCACTCGGCGAGTTCGACGACGCGCCGCGCGGAGGCCAGGATCAGCGAGAACACGGTATCGGCGGTCGACTCGGTCAGCACGTCGGGCGTGTGCGCGAGCACGATGCCGCGCCGCGTCAGATCGGCGACGTCGAAGTTGTCGTAGCCGACCGAAATCGTCGACCACGCCTTGAGCCGCGGCGCGCGATCGAGCATCTGCGGCGTGATCTTCAGGCTCGCGCCGATTGCGCCGTCGGCATCGCCGAGCGCATCGGCCAGCGCGTCGGCGCCGTCGGCCTGCACGACGTCCGCATGCTCGCGCAGATACGCGAGGACGTCATCGGGCAGCGGCTTGTACGCGACGATACGAGGCTTCATCGTTTCATTTTCCTTGCAGCGGGGCCGCGAGCGAATGGGCATCGCGCGGCTGGGGTTTGACGGACAGCGTCAGGATCACGGCGGCGACGAGCGCGGCGCTCATGAACGCATACGACGCAAGCGGCGAGCCGGTCGCGCCGTTCAGATAGCCGACGAAATACGAGCCGACGAACGAGCCGAGCGCGCCCATGCTGTTGATCAGCGCCATCGCGCCGCCGGCGACGTTCTTCGGCAGCAGTTCCGGCACGATCGCGAAGAACGGGCCGTACGGCGCATACATCGCGGCGCCCGCCACGACGAGCAGCGCGTACGAGATCCAGAAGTGCGTCGAACCGAGCGCGAACGACGCGGCGAACGCGGCCGCGCCGACCAGCAGGAACGGCCACACGAACCCGCGCCGCGAGCCGACCTTGTCCGACGCCCACGATGCGGCGAGCATCGCGATCGTCGCCGCGAGATACGGCAGCGCGGACAGCCAGCCGGTCGCGACCATCCCGAGCGCCGAGCCGTTCTTCACGATCGACGGCAGCCACAGCACGAAGCCGTACACGCCGATGCTCCAGCAGAAATACTGCGCGCAGAGCTTGATCACGGCCGGCGAACGGAACGCTTCGCCGTAGTTGCGCACCGGCTTGATCGCGGCCTGCTCGGCCGCGAGCGTCGTCTCGAGATCGCGCTTTTCCTGCGCGGACAGCCACGGCGACTGCGCGGGCTTGTCCTGCACGAGGAACCACCAGCACACGGCCCAGAGGATCGCCGGCACGCCTTCCGCGATGAACATGTGGCGCCAGCCGAATTCGTGCACCAGATAGCCCGACACGACCGACATCCAGAGCACGGTCACCGGGTTGCCGAGGATCAGGAACGTGTTCGCGCGCGAGCGCTCGCTCTTCGTGAACCAGTTGCTGATGTAGATCAGCATCGCCGGCATCACGGCCGCCTCGACCACGCCGAGCACGAAGCGGATCACCATCAGCGACGGAATGTTGCTGACCACGCCGGTCAGCGCCGCGCACGCGCCCCACAGCACGAGGCTCACGAACACGAGCTTCTTCACGCTGCGACGCTCCGCATAGATCGCGCCGGGAATCTGGAAGAAGAAGTAGCCGAGGAAGAACAGTGCGCCGATCAGCGACGACAGGCCCTTGCCGATCCCGAGATCCTGGTTGATGCCCGCCGCCGCCGCGAACCCGTAGTTCGCGCGGTCGAGGTAGGCGAGGCTGTAGGTGATGAAGACGATCGGCATGATCGTCCACCAGCGGCGGGGTGCGAGATTGGTTGCCATCAGAGTGTCTCCTGTGTCGACCGGAGCGCTTGCGTCGGCGTCGTCGATCGGGGTGATTGCTGCATGCGTTGCTGCGGCTCCGCGCATCGCGATGCGCGCGCGAAACCGGTTCGCGGATTGTGCCGTGTCCGGCCTCTCATTGCGCGACGAAGCTTTCCTCTACTCGCTCGGCCCGTTCGCGCTCGAGCCGGTCGAGCGCCGCGCGCGTCGGCAGCCCTTCCGAATCGCCGATCACCTGGATCGCGAGTGCGCCGATCAGGTTGCCGCGCGCGACCGCCTGCGCGACCGGCTTGCGCTCCAGCAGCGCGCTGACGACGCCGACCGCGAAGCCGTCGCCGGCGCCGACCGTGTCGACGACATTGTCGACGCGCTCGCCCGCAACCGTGCCCTCGTCGCCGTCGGCGGTGCGATAGTACGCGCCCTGCGGGCCGAGCTTGATGACGACGCCGCGCGCGCCCTGGTCGAGATAGAAGCGCGCGATGTCGGCCGGTGTGTCGCGGCCGGTCAGCTGCCGCCCTTCGGCGAGGCCCGGCAGCACCCAGTCGGCGAGCGCCGCGAGCGCGTTCAGCGTCGTCGCCATCGCCTCGGCCGACGGCCACAGCGTCGGGCGCAGGTTCGGGTCGAACGAAATCGACTTGCCGGCTGCGCGCATTTCGCGCGCGAGGTGAAACGCCAGTTCGCACGAGCTCGCCGAGATCGCCGGCGCGACGCCGGTCAGATGCAGATGGCGCGCGCCGAGCACGTAGTCGGCCACGTAGTCGTCGCACGACAGGTGGCTCGCCGCCGAGCCCTTGCGGAAATATTCGACCGTCGGATCGCTGCCGTCGTCATTGCGCGACTTCAGCTGGAAACCGGTCGGGTAGCGCGTATCGACGGTCACGCACGACGCGTCGATCCCTTCGCGCGCGAGCGTGTCGAGCACGTAGCGGCCGAACGAATCGTTGCCGACGCGGCTCATCCAGCCCACCCGGAAACCGAGCCGCGCGAGCCCGATCGCGACGTTGAGATCGGCGCCCGCGATGCGCTTCGTGAACTGCGCCGCGTGCGCGAGATGGCCCGGCTGCGCGGCGACGAACATCGCCATCGCTTCGCCGTAGGTGACGATATCGAGTGCTGTCTGCATCAGTGAATCCTCCGTGTCCTGGGTGCGTCACGCGGCCGCGAGCCACGCGACGCGGCGGCGTGCGTCGCCCGCCGGATCGTGTGCGTCGAACGAAAACTCGATCCCGCGCGGCGCCTGCGGCGGCAGCGCCGCCAGCACGTCGGTCACGAGCGGATCGTCGGGCGCCGGCGCGACGGCGAAGCGGCGCGCGCCCTCGCCTTCGACGGCCTTGCAGTGGATGTATTCGACGTGCGGCGCGAGCGCGCGCGCGCACGCGAGCGGCGCTTCGCCCGGCCACTGCCAGTTGCCGATGTCGAACGTCATGCCGAGCGCATCGGGCAGGCCGCACGCCGCGAGCGCGTCGAACAGCCCGCGAAATTGCGCGAACGCGCCGCCGACCGCCAATTGCCCGTTCTCGACGACGACACGCGCCCGCGCACCGCGCGACAGCGCAACGATGTCGGCCGCGTGCGCGTCGCCGGCGAAGCCGCCCAGCTGGAATTTCACGAAGCGCGCGCCGAGCGCGTCGGCTTCGGCGAGCGTGTCGCGCAGCGCTGCCGCGTCGAGCGCGCCGTCGTCGGTGTACAGCGTGGCCGGCGTCGAATAGACCGACCACAACCGGTGTGCGGCGATCCGTTCGCCGAGCGCGGCCAGCGCGCCGGGCGCCGCGTCGTCGTCCGACGCGAACAGCTCGCGCCGCACCTCGAATCCGGCCGCGCCGGCTTCTGCCGCCGCCGCGACGAATGCACTGTGGCCCGCCTGGCGCACACGGTCCATTCCGAATGCGCTCGCCACGATCACGATGTCTGCCATGATGCCCTTTTTCCCCGGCGCTGGAACCGGTTCCATTTGCTTGAGACGGATGGTGCGCTTCGCTTCGGGCATGCACCATAGTGGAAATCCCTAGGGTCGGCGGCCGGCCCGCACGCCGCCCCGCGGGCCCGCCCCGCCCCGCGCGACGCGCGCGTCTCGGCGCGCATCGTCCGTGCCTGCCGCCGCACCGACGTGGTGCACGGCGCGTGGAGCCGTGGCCGTTATCCGATCGGATGCGCGACGCTCATCTCGAGGAACTGCGCGGCGGCCCGCGACGGCGCACTGCCATGCGGCACCAGAATCGAGAAATGCCGCGTGAGCGGCGTCGGCGCGAAAGAACGCATGACGAGCGCCGCATCGCGATGACGCAGCGACATCGCCGACACGAAGCCGACGCCCATGCCCGCGCGCACGGCCTCCTTCACCGCTTCGACGCCGGCGATCTCGAACGCGACGCGCATCGGCGCCGCGCACTGTGCGAACGCGCGCTCGACGAGCTGCCGCACGCCCGAGCCCTCCTCGCGCAGCACGAGCGGATGCGGCGCCAGCGCATCGAGCGTCACGCCGGCGTCGTACTCGGGCGCCGCGAGCGGATGGCCGGCCGGCACGATCGCGACGATTTCGTCCTCGTGCCAGACGTGCATCGCGGTCCCCGGCGGCAACGCGTCGCCGGGCGGCCCTTCGATCATCGCGATATCGAGCGACGGCAACGCGGCGACGACGTCGGCCGTGTTGCCGCTCATGGTCTGGATCGCGATGCGCGGCGCCCGCGGCTGAAACGCGGCAATCAGGTACGGCAGCAGATAGCTCGCCGGCGTCGTGCTCGCGCCGATCCGCAGCGTGCCGGCATCGAGGCCGCGCACCGCGTCGCGGAACGCGCGTGCCTGCGCGAACGTGTCGCGCTGCGCCTTCGCGTACTGCGCGAGCTGCTCGCCGACCGGCGTGAGCCGGATGCCGCGCCCGTCGCGCTGGTACAGCGGCTCGCCGAATTCCTCCTGCAGCAGCCGCAACTGGCCGGACACGGCCGGCTGCGACAGATGGAGCGCGACGGCCGCATGGCTGATGTTCAGATGCTCGGCGACGGCGGCGAACGTTATCAGTTGATCCGGGGTCATGGCGTCGAATTATCGGTTTGGCGGATAGTTTATGTCACAAATCACAATTTTTCATATCGATATAACGAATTTAGGATTAGACCATCGCAACGACGCTGTCACGGTGCCTCCCATGTCCACTGCCCCGACTCCCTCTCTCGGCCACGCCGCGCCGTCGATGCGCGGCCAGTTGAACGGCGTGCTGTTCGTCGCACTGTTTGCGGCCGCCGTCACGAGCCTGTCGCAACTGCCCGCGATCGCCGCGCTCGGCCTGTCGCCGCTGATCGTCGGGATCGTCGCCGGCGCGCTGTACGGCAATGCGCTGCGCGACGGCATGCCGGCGAGCTGGGCGGCCGGCGTGAACTTCTCCGCGCGCAAGCTGCTGCGCATCGCGGTCGCGTTCTTCGGGCTGCGCGTCAGCCTGCAGGAAATCGCGCAGGTCGGCCTGCCGGGTCTGACGGTATCGGTGCTGGTCGTCGTCAGCACGCTCGCGATCGGCACCTGGGCCGGCATGAAGCTGATGAAGCTCGACCGCGACGCGGCGCTGCTGACCGCCGCCGGCAGCGCGATCTGCGGCGCGGCCGCGGTGCTCGCGTTCGAATCGACGCTGCAGTCGAAGCCCCATCAAAGCGCGATGGCGGTCGGCAGCGTCGTGCTGTTCGGCACGCTGTCGATGTTCCTGTATCCAATCGCCTATCACGCCGGGCTGCTGAATCTCGATCCGGCCGGGCTCGGGCTGTTCTTCGGCGGCACGATCCACGAGGTCGCGCAGGTGGTCGGCGCCGCGAGCGACATCAGCCCGCAGGTCGCGCACGTCGCGACGATCGTCAAGATGACGCGCGTGATGCTGCTCGTGCCCGTGCTGCTTATGCTCGGCTGGTGGCTCGCGCGCTCGGCGCAAACGGCAGCCGGCGGCGCGCAAGGCAAGCGCAAGGTCGCGGTGCCCTGGTTCGCGCTCGGCTTCCTCGCCTTCGTGATCGTCAACTCGCTGAACGTGCTGCCGGCGGACGTCACGCATACGCTGAACGTGCTCGATACGTTCGCGCTGACGATGGCGATGACGGCGCTCGGGATCGAGACGCGCGTCGCGCAGATCCGCCAGGCCGGCCCGCGCGCGCTGACCACCGGGCTGATCCTGTACGTCTGGTTGATCGTCGGCGGCTACGGCATCACGTGGGCCGTGCAGCACTGGCTTGGCTGAGCCGCACGTCCGCACCGCTTCGCGCGCCGCGCCCGACGGGGATCTCCCGCGCGCGCGGCGCAGTGCTATGCTTCGCGTCGTTTTCCATCGCCCCCTGTCAGCCGTGCTCTCGTTCCTGCTGAAGCTGCGCACCCGCGCACAGACGCTGTTCCGCCTGTCGGATGCCCACACGATGCTGATCTGGTCGGCGATCGTCGGCGTCGGCGGCGCGTTCGCGACCATCGCGTTTCGCGAAGGGATCGACCTGATGCAGCATCTGATCGCCGGGCGCAGCGGCAGCTTCGTGCAGATGGCGCGCAGCCTGCCGTGGTACGTGCGCTTCTGGCTGCCGGCCGCCGGCGGCCTGCTCGCGGGCGGCGTGCTGCTGCTCGCGACGCGCGGCGAACGCAAGTCCGGCAAGACCGACTATATGGAAGCCGTCGCGCTCGGCAACGGCATCGTGCCCGTGCGGCAGAGCCTGTGGCGCAGCCTGTCGTCGCTGCTGACGATCGGCAGCGGCGGCTCGATCGGCCGCGAAGGCCCGATGGTGCAGCTCGCGGCGCTCGCCGCGTCGCTCGTCGGCCGCTTCGCGCATTTCGATCCGCCGCGCCTGCGGCTGCTCGTCGCGTGCGGCGCGGCCGCCGGCATCACGTCCGCGTACAACGCGCCGATCGCCGGCGCGTTCTTCGTCTCCGAAATCGTGCTCGGCACGATCGCGATGGAAAGCTTCGGGCCGATGGTCGTCGCATCGGTCGTCGCGAACATCGTGATGC is a window encoding:
- a CDS encoding PGDYG domain-containing protein, with the translated sequence MLELKHLDLRTDPQARRVVKDETVTVAFADAAGELMSLEGPNRYVAGDALITGSTGDRWVVSRARFDAKYVPADPALAHGAPGAYRNRPTVVLARRMDEPFAIARSENGDTLRGAAGDWVMQYAPGDYGVVQAQRFAQVYRDA
- a CDS encoding DUF3022 domain-containing protein; translation: MDDYQIDCASAEFDALARVICDLFPEQTRFVESSDARGRFLSVHWLAMRFGATPKRMTLDVRIAPAALARYLALKPMQRARSHAVLHAYTEAMLGSLEERHAAGETIEREAELALDEDFA
- a CDS encoding YhfC family glutamic-type intramembrane protease; amino-acid sequence: MTVAPVTLAVLIAATLIIALLPLVLFRYLRKPLALDRRDTIVGVAMFALSAMIVERAFHAFVLSSTPAGGWLTHPLAFVAYSALATAVFEEFGRYLGMRWLSRRYGASAGDGRGIGYGIGHGGAQAWFVGVLVWGQWAYLGWLASRGQLDAQLSDLPPDTVVRLQMMLATLSVPNVVLLLLERVAAFAVQVALSVFVWRGVRAGRAGVLPAAIVLHALAAAPALLYQVRMLPAAWAEAAYFVIAALLTAVLVKTCRAPRAAN
- a CDS encoding LacI family DNA-binding transcriptional regulator, whose amino-acid sequence is MTESQLSTSRPATISDVAREAGTGKTSVSRYLNGETHVLSADLRQRIEAAIARLNYRPNQMARGLKRGRNRLLGMLAADLTNPYTVEVLQGVEAACHALGYMPLICHAANEVEMERRFLQLLTTYRVEGLIVNALGAEEEVLRPLRGGGIPAVLVDRTVEGFEADLIGLDNADAIETALAHLIERGFDAIHFVVQPFEHVSSRRLREAAFRAALAARGMPVSPTVVLDLNVPQAAAVALADLDARIDDAARRGVRAALFAANAPVALAIARHLRARFGAAWQSNAALLSIDDPEWAELIGITTIRQPTYEIGYKAVEFVHERIDGAGGDVRVAMLPGELIARASTAS
- a CDS encoding bifunctional glyoxylate/hydroxypyruvate reductase B gives rise to the protein MKPRIVAYKPLPDDVLAYLREHADVVQADGADALADALGDADGAIGASLKITPQMLDRAPRLKAWSTISVGYDNFDVADLTRRGIVLAHTPDVLTESTADTVFSLILASARRVVELAEWVKAGHWHRSIGPELYGTDVQGKTLGIVGLGRIGGAVARRAALGFRMQVLYTNRTVHPEAETQYGARRVTLDTLLAESDFVCLQVPLSPETRHLIGAAEFAKMKRSAILINASRGPVVDEAALIDALRAGTIRGAGLDVFEKEPLSADSPLLQMSNVVALPHIGSATHETRHAMARCAAENLVGALAGTLRSNLVNPDALAPR
- a CDS encoding MFS transporter, with the protein product MATNLAPRRWWTIMPIVFITYSLAYLDRANYGFAAAAGINQDLGIGKGLSSLIGALFFLGYFFFQIPGAIYAERRSVKKLVFVSLVLWGACAALTGVVSNIPSLMVIRFVLGVVEAAVMPAMLIYISNWFTKSERSRANTFLILGNPVTVLWMSVVSGYLVHEFGWRHMFIAEGVPAILWAVCWWFLVQDKPAQSPWLSAQEKRDLETTLAAEQAAIKPVRNYGEAFRSPAVIKLCAQYFCWSIGVYGFVLWLPSIVKNGSALGMVATGWLSALPYLAATIAMLAASWASDKVGSRRGFVWPFLLVGAAAFAASFALGSTHFWISYALLVVAGAAMYAPYGPFFAIVPELLPKNVAGGAMALINSMGALGSFVGSYFVGYLNGATGSPLASYAFMSAALVAAVILTLSVKPQPRDAHSLAAPLQGK
- a CDS encoding sugar kinase is translated as MQTALDIVTYGEAMAMFVAAQPGHLAHAAQFTKRIAGADLNVAIGLARLGFRVGWMSRVGNDSFGRYVLDTLAREGIDASCVTVDTRYPTGFQLKSRNDDGSDPTVEYFRKGSAASHLSCDDYVADYVLGARHLHLTGVAPAISASSCELAFHLAREMRAAGKSISFDPNLRPTLWPSAEAMATTLNALAALADWVLPGLAEGRQLTGRDTPADIARFYLDQGARGVVIKLGPQGAYYRTADGDEGTVAGERVDNVVDTVGAGDGFAVGVVSALLERKPVAQAVARGNLIGALAIQVIGDSEGLPTRAALDRLERERAERVEESFVAQ
- a CDS encoding TIM barrel protein, producing MADIVIVASAFGMDRVRQAGHSAFVAAAAEAGAAGFEVRRELFASDDDAAPGALAALGERIAAHRLWSVYSTPATLYTDDGALDAAALRDTLAEADALGARFVKFQLGGFAGDAHAADIVALSRGARARVVVENGQLAVGGAFAQFRGLFDALAACGLPDALGMTFDIGNWQWPGEAPLACARALAPHVEYIHCKAVEGEGARRFAVAPAPDDPLVTDVLAALPPQAPRGIEFSFDAHDPAGDARRRVAWLAAA
- a CDS encoding LysR family transcriptional regulator, with the protein product MTPDQLITFAAVAEHLNISHAAVALHLSQPAVSGQLRLLQEEFGEPLYQRDGRGIRLTPVGEQLAQYAKAQRDTFAQARAFRDAVRGLDAGTLRIGASTTPASYLLPYLIAAFQPRAPRIAIQTMSGNTADVVAALPSLDIAMIEGPPGDALPPGTAMHVWHEDEIVAIVPAGHPLAAPEYDAGVTLDALAPHPLVLREEGSGVRQLVERAFAQCAAPMRVAFEIAGVEAVKEAVRAGMGVGFVSAMSLRHRDAALVMRSFAPTPLTRHFSILVPHGSAPSRAAAQFLEMSVAHPIG
- a CDS encoding YeiH family protein is translated as MSTAPTPSLGHAAPSMRGQLNGVLFVALFAAAVTSLSQLPAIAALGLSPLIVGIVAGALYGNALRDGMPASWAAGVNFSARKLLRIAVAFFGLRVSLQEIAQVGLPGLTVSVLVVVSTLAIGTWAGMKLMKLDRDAALLTAAGSAICGAAAVLAFESTLQSKPHQSAMAVGSVVLFGTLSMFLYPIAYHAGLLNLDPAGLGLFFGGTIHEVAQVVGAASDISPQVAHVATIVKMTRVMLLVPVLLMLGWWLARSAQTAAGGAQGKRKVAVPWFALGFLAFVIVNSLNVLPADVTHTLNVLDTFALTMAMTALGIETRVAQIRQAGPRALTTGLILYVWLIVGGYGITWAVQHWLG